In Bacteroidota bacterium, the genomic stretch CAAAGCTCTGCCACCTTACCAACGGGGGTTGCCGTGCATAGGTTTACCAGCATCCCTACTACCCGCACCCTTTCAGCCGCTACGGGCGATTTGCCCAATCAAGGCAGTTCACCAACATTGGCCACAGGCGGCTGGTATCATTTAGGTACAGATGGAATAGGCATACTTTCATCGGGCACCAATCCTGCGGGGGCTGTTGTTGTTGCTATTAACACCACAGGTCTTACCAACATACAAGTTTCATGGTTGTGTAAAACCATTAAGAATCAAAGCTCACGCGACAACAGCATTGCATTGCAATACCGTGTAGGTACCTCGGGCAGCTTTATTAATGTGGGAACCACCACTACTTACAGCAGTACGGGTATGATCGACGGACACAGTTCATCGACCTTAACAGAAACATTGCCCGTAGGTGCCGAAAATCAATCAGTAGTTCAAGTACGCTGGATTTACTGGGAATCAGTAAGTACCAGCGGCTCACGTGATAAAATCTCTGTAGATGACATCTCTATCACAGGCTCAAGCTCTTCATCGTGTGCTACACCAACAGGTATTTCAGCATCAGGTATCACTACAACATCTGCTACTATTAGCTGGAATACAGTATCAGGTGCTTCATCGTATGAATATGCCGTTACTACTTCGTCAACAGCACCTTCATCGGGCACTAACACTACATCCACATCGGCAGCGGTAGGTAGTTTAACACCTAACACCCTTTATTATGCGCACGTTCGCGCCAATTGCGGCGGAAGTACATTTTCAAGCTGGGGCACTAACACGTTTACCACCAACGACTCAACCGGAGGCGATACCGGCAACTTTGTAATAATGACGTATAACCTGCTTAACTACCCCGGCAGCACTGGCTCGTCTCGCGAGCCAAGTTACCGCACTATTATTGATGCTGTGAACCCCGATATTGTGGTTTGCCAAGAGGTATTACAATCTACAGGAGCTACTAATTTTTTGAGTAACGTGCTAAACTACAGTGCCAGCAACTACAACATGGCCACGTTTATTGACGGCTATGACACTGACAATTCATTGTACTACAAAAGTGCTAAATTCCAATTCATCAGTAACACAGCCATTTCAACATCGTTAAGGGATATTAACCAATTCCTGCTTAAGCACATTGCTTCGGGCGACTCACTATACATATACTCTGTGCATTTAAAAGCCGGCAATACCAGTAGCGATGAAACCCAACGCGAAGGTGAAGTAGATGACCTTAGAGCTGTAACTGACGCTTTCCCCGCAGGAAAGTATTTCTTAGTATGCGGTGATTTTAACATTTATAGCGGTAGCGAAACTGCGTATCAAAAAATGGTAACCAACGGCAGCAATGCTAATGGTAAATTTAACGACTTATTAAGCCTGTCAGGTAGTTGGAATAACTCATCGTATGCCATCCACCATACACAATCGCCCCGCACAACTTCATTCGGTGGCGGAGCCACGGGAGGGCTTGACGACCGTTTTGATATGTTGCTGTTTTCAACCGCTATTACCCAAACAGGGGGTTTTGACATTGTGCCTAACACTTACAAAGCATTTGGTAACGACGGACAACACTATAACCAGGCCCTTAACACACCTCCTTATACCATGTATTCGTCAACCATTGCTTCTGCCCTGCACGATGCCTCTGATCACCTTCCTGTAGTGGTAACATTTACACATACATCAGGGTCGCCTATGTTGGCACCAGTGCAAAGCTCGGCGTCAAATACATCGGCAACCGATAATACTGTGTTTACTTACTCATCTGTAACTACAGGTGCAACCACTCCTTCTGTAACCATTTACCCAAACCCTGCAACACAAAGCTTTACGTTACAAGTAAATGTAGGTGACGCTTTAAATACCCCGCTAAAGCTATACGATGCCACAGGAAAACTAGTATATCAAGTTGAGTTAGCTGCCGCAAACAGTGAAACTGTGAAAGTAGACGTAAGTCACTTAAACCTTGCCAAAGGAATATACTTTATCCATACACAAGTTTCATCGCCTGTGAAATTGATTATTGAGTAATTGAATGCGTTGCGCATGGGGTTTTAACCCGTTTTAATGCAATCCCCAAAGGACTTAGCTCTTTTGGGGATTTTTCATTAACACCAAAACCGACGGGCATAAAGCCCGCCTTTCTT encodes the following:
- a CDS encoding T9SS type A sorting domain-containing protein, producing MKKIRILFLLFNLLWVHIALIAQTNPTAVSLPFSLTGQSSATLPTGVAVHRFTSIPTTRTLSAATGDLPNQGSSPTLATGGWYHLGTDGIGILSSGTNPAGAVVVAINTTGLTNIQVSWLCKTIKNQSSRDNSIALQYRVGTSGSFINVGTTTTYSSTGMIDGHSSSTLTETLPVGAENQSVVQVRWIYWESVSTSGSRDKISVDDISITGSSSSSCATPTGISASGITTTSATISWNTVSGASSYEYAVTTSSTAPSSGTNTTSTSAAVGSLTPNTLYYAHVRANCGGSTFSSWGTNTFTTNDSTGGDTGNFVIMTYNLLNYPGSTGSSREPSYRTIIDAVNPDIVVCQEVLQSTGATNFLSNVLNYSASNYNMATFIDGYDTDNSLYYKSAKFQFISNTAISTSLRDINQFLLKHIASGDSLYIYSVHLKAGNTSSDETQREGEVDDLRAVTDAFPAGKYFLVCGDFNIYSGSETAYQKMVTNGSNANGKFNDLLSLSGSWNNSSYAIHHTQSPRTTSFGGGATGGLDDRFDMLLFSTAITQTGGFDIVPNTYKAFGNDGQHYNQALNTPPYTMYSSTIASALHDASDHLPVVVTFTHTSGSPMLAPVQSSASNTSATDNTVFTYSSVTTGATTPSVTIYPNPATQSFTLQVNVGDALNTPLKLYDATGKLVYQVELAAANSETVKVDVSHLNLAKGIYFIHTQVSSPVKLIIE